A window of the Roseburia sp. 831b genome harbors these coding sequences:
- a CDS encoding SpoVG family protein: MKYSIKVTEAKNQEGNVKGFATLVFGDSFKITNIAILENREKDSLFVSMPRYKSSERDENGGTIYKDVCNPITAEFRKELYDNILEAFEQVKATDGQEFKTEKGEMQMPEFSVTVTPYEREGSNIRGLARVYFEDSFIVNNVSILQGKDKLFVAMPSYKTKQTDEQGKAVYQDVCYPVTKEFREKLYTEIVNQYEIAKSKKEEQALGSAKNQAQSQAKDQFMKADGKDLPFR, translated from the coding sequence ATGAAGTATTCAATTAAAGTAACAGAAGCAAAGAATCAGGAAGGGAATGTAAAAGGTTTTGCAACACTGGTATTTGGTGATTCCTTTAAGATTACCAACATTGCCATTTTGGAGAACAGGGAGAAGGATTCACTCTTTGTATCCATGCCCCGTTATAAGTCATCGGAGCGTGATGAGAATGGTGGTACTATCTATAAGGATGTCTGCAATCCGATTACGGCAGAATTTCGTAAGGAGCTTTACGACAATATCCTTGAGGCGTTTGAGCAGGTAAAGGCTACGGATGGTCAGGAGTTTAAGACAGAAAAGGGTGAGATGCAAATGCCGGAGTTTAGTGTTACCGTAACACCTTATGAGAGGGAAGGCAGCAATATCCGTGGACTTGCCCGTGTATATTTTGAGGACAGTTTTATCGTCAATAATGTAAGCATCCTGCAGGGGAAGGATAAGCTTTTTGTGGCAATGCCTTCCTACAAGACAAAGCAGACAGATGAACAGGGCAAGGCAGTCTATCAGGATGTGTGTTATCCGGTAACGAAGGAATTTCGTGAGAAGCTTTATACCGAGATTGTGAACCAGTATGAGATTGCCAAGTCTAAGAAGGAAGAGCAGGCATTAGGGTCTGCCAAGAATCAGGCACAGTCACAGGCAAAGGATCAGTTCATGAAAGCGGATGGTAAGGACTTGCCCTTTCGCTAA